One window from the genome of Aquabacterium sp. A3 encodes:
- the phoB gene encoding phosphate regulon transcriptional regulator PhoB, whose product MSRVLVVEDEQAIAELIALNLRHAGFDVTVAPDAERAQEAIDKVLPDLVLLDWMLPGQSGLALAKRWRAAQRTRDLPIIMLTARAEEVDKVAGLDAGADDYLTKPFSTHELMARVRAVLRRKAPQALDSAVEVAGLRLDPATRRVSRGEQEVKIGPTEFKLLHFFMTHPERVHSRSQLLDRVWGDHVFIEERTVDVHVKRLREALQPVQRSQLIETVRGAGYRLTQQVSDVVA is encoded by the coding sequence ATGAGCCGAGTACTGGTAGTGGAAGACGAGCAGGCGATTGCTGAACTGATCGCGCTGAACCTGCGTCATGCAGGGTTTGACGTGACCGTGGCCCCCGATGCCGAACGTGCCCAGGAAGCGATCGACAAGGTGCTGCCAGATCTGGTCTTGCTGGACTGGATGTTGCCCGGCCAATCGGGCCTGGCCTTGGCCAAACGCTGGCGCGCTGCGCAACGGACACGTGACTTGCCGATCATCATGCTGACGGCCCGTGCCGAAGAAGTGGACAAGGTGGCGGGTCTGGATGCGGGTGCCGATGATTACCTGACCAAGCCATTTTCCACCCACGAACTGATGGCGCGTGTGCGCGCGGTGCTGAGACGCAAGGCCCCCCAGGCGCTGGACTCGGCCGTGGAAGTGGCTGGTTTGCGGCTGGATCCTGCCACTCGCCGCGTGAGCCGCGGTGAGCAGGAAGTGAAGATCGGCCCCACCGAGTTCAAGCTGCTGCACTTCTTCATGACGCATCCCGAGCGGGTACACAGCCGTTCGCAATTGCTGGACCGTGTCTGGGGTGACCATGTGTTCATTGAAGAGCGCACGGTGGATGTTCACGTCAAGCGTCTGCGCGAGGCGCTGCAGCCCGTGCAGCGCTCGCAGCTCATCGAGACCGTGCGTGGCGCGGGCTATCGCCTCACCCAGCAGGTGAGTGACGTGGTGGCCTGA
- the phoU gene encoding phosphate signaling complex protein PhoU has protein sequence MTEKHLSSQFDAELSGVSTRVLEMGGLVESQIAQAIYALTHFSGEVASQVITTEARVNTMEMEIDADLSTIIARRQPTARDLRLLIAISKTIGNLERVGDEAARIARTVQRLINTGVSSRLRLPVSDVSFEANLATASLRRSLDAFARLDIQAAVEVIKADNEIDAEFDGLMRKLITYMMEDPRTISASIDLVFVAKAIERVGDHAKNLAEQVIYIVKGTDVRHNTPETVESIVK, from the coding sequence ATGACTGAAAAACACCTTTCCAGCCAGTTCGATGCCGAGCTCAGCGGCGTTTCCACCCGCGTGCTGGAGATGGGCGGGCTGGTCGAATCTCAAATCGCGCAAGCCATCTACGCGTTGACGCACTTCAGCGGTGAGGTGGCCAGCCAGGTCATCACCACCGAGGCGCGGGTGAACACGATGGAAATGGAAATCGACGCCGATCTCTCCACCATCATTGCCCGCCGTCAGCCCACGGCGCGTGATCTGCGCCTGCTGATCGCCATCTCCAAGACCATTGGCAACCTCGAGCGCGTGGGCGACGAGGCCGCTCGCATTGCCCGCACCGTGCAGCGCCTGATCAACACGGGGGTGTCCAGCCGCCTGCGCCTGCCCGTGAGCGACGTGTCTTTCGAGGCCAATCTGGCCACGGCATCCCTGCGCCGCTCGCTGGACGCTTTTGCCCGGCTTGACATCCAGGCTGCCGTCGAGGTGATCAAGGCCGACAACGAGATCGATGCCGAGTTTGATGGCCTGATGCGCAAGCTGATCACGTACATGATGGAAGATCCGCGCACCATTTCTGCGTCGATCGACCTGGTGTTCGTGGCCAAGGCCATCGAGCGCGTGGGTGACCATGCCAAGAACCTGGCTGAGCAGGTGATCTACATCGTCAAGGGTACCGACGTGCGTCACAACACGCCCGAGACGGTCGAATCCATCGTCAAGTAA
- the pstB gene encoding phosphate ABC transporter ATP-binding protein PstB: MDTKVQTAAPAKAKLAVRNLNFFYGKFHALKNINMELPENKVTAFIGPSGCGKSTLLRTFNRMFELYPEQRAEGQILLDGQDILTSKEDVSLIRARVGMVFQKPTPFPMSIYENIAFGVRLFESLSRSEMDERVEWALKKAALWNEVKDKLNQSGSGLSGGQQQRLCIARGIAIKPEVLLLDEPCSALDPISTGKIEELIHELKNDYTVLIVTHNMQQAARCSDYTAYMYLGELIEFGATTDIFMKPKRTETEDYITGRFG, from the coding sequence ATGGACACCAAAGTTCAAACCGCTGCGCCCGCCAAGGCCAAGCTGGCTGTGCGCAACCTCAATTTCTTCTACGGCAAGTTCCACGCCTTGAAGAACATCAACATGGAATTGCCTGAAAACAAGGTGACGGCCTTCATCGGTCCGTCCGGTTGCGGCAAATCCACCTTGTTGCGCACTTTCAACCGGATGTTCGAGCTCTATCCCGAGCAACGGGCAGAAGGGCAGATCTTGCTGGATGGCCAGGATATCCTGACCAGCAAGGAAGACGTGTCACTGATCCGTGCCCGTGTGGGCATGGTGTTTCAGAAGCCGACGCCATTCCCCATGTCAATTTACGAAAACATCGCATTTGGCGTGCGCTTGTTTGAAAGCCTCTCGCGCAGCGAGATGGACGAACGTGTGGAGTGGGCGCTGAAGAAGGCGGCCTTGTGGAATGAGGTCAAGGACAAGCTCAACCAGAGTGGGTCGGGCCTGTCGGGCGGGCAACAACAGCGCCTGTGCATCGCACGCGGCATTGCCATCAAGCCCGAAGTGCTGCTGCTGGATGAGCCGTGTTCGGCGCTCGATCCCATCTCCACGGGCAAGATCGAAGAGCTGATTCACGAGCTCAAGAATGACTACACCGTGTTGATCGTGACCCACAACATGCAGCAGGCCGCGCGTTGCTCGGACTACACCGCCTACATGTACCTGGGCGAGCTGATCGAGTTTGGCGCCACCACCGACATCTTCATGAAACCCAAGCGCACCGAAACCGAGGACTACATCACCGGCCGCTTCGGTTGA
- the pstA gene encoding phosphate ABC transporter permease PstA: MSAELHIQRARMHASRKRVNILALTLSLGAMAFGLVWLIWILFETVRLGIDGLALATFTQMTPAPMEDGGLANAIVGSLIMVGLATAIGTPVGILAGVYLAEYGQHGWLGSLTRFINDILLSAPSIVIGLFIYSVVVAQTLTFSGWAGVLALALIVVPVVIRTTENMLSLIPAALREAAYALGTPKWKVILSITLKSARAGVITGILLAVARIAGETAPLLFTALSNQFWTTNLGEPMASLPVTIFKFAMSPFENWQKLAWAGVFLITIGVLALNIIARTLFRQR; encoded by the coding sequence ATGAGCGCAGAGTTGCATATTCAGCGTGCGCGCATGCACGCCTCACGCAAACGAGTCAACATCCTGGCCCTGACCTTGTCCCTGGGGGCCATGGCTTTCGGGCTGGTCTGGTTGATCTGGATTCTGTTTGAAACCGTTCGCCTGGGCATTGACGGCCTGGCGCTGGCCACCTTCACTCAGATGACACCTGCGCCCATGGAGGACGGTGGTCTGGCCAATGCCATCGTGGGCTCTTTGATCATGGTGGGCCTGGCCACCGCCATCGGCACGCCGGTGGGCATCCTGGCAGGTGTGTACCTGGCCGAGTACGGTCAACATGGCTGGCTGGGCAGCCTGACACGGTTCATCAACGACATTTTGCTGTCGGCCCCCTCCATCGTGATCGGTTTGTTCATCTACTCGGTGGTGGTGGCGCAGACCCTGACGTTTTCTGGATGGGCTGGTGTGCTGGCGTTGGCGCTGATCGTGGTGCCTGTGGTCATCCGCACCACCGAAAACATGTTGTCGTTGATTCCGGCCGCCTTGCGTGAGGCCGCTTACGCCCTGGGCACGCCGAAATGGAAGGTCATTCTCAGCATCACCCTGAAGTCGGCCCGCGCCGGCGTGATCACCGGCATCTTGCTGGCCGTGGCCCGCATTGCTGGCGAGACCGCACCGCTGCTGTTCACGGCGCTGTCCAACCAGTTCTGGACGACCAACCTGGGCGAGCCGATGGCCAGCCTGCCGGTCACCATCTTCAAGTTCGCAATGAGCCCCTTTGAAAACTGGCAGAAGCTGGCGTGGGCAGGCGTCTTCCTCATCACCATCGGTGTGCTGGCGCTCAACATCATTGCCCGTACCTTGTTCCGCCAGCGCTGA
- the pstC gene encoding phosphate ABC transporter permease PstC — protein MSKPPERRVNAPWADAVFALLAKSAAVITLLLLFGIIASLVVGAWPAIKEYGISFLWRSEWDPVQDQYGGLVMIYGTLMTSFIALLIAVPVSFGIALFLTELSPGWLKRPLGIAIELLAAVPSIVYGMWGLLVFGPLLAEYVQQPLQSATDGIPYLSALFSGPPVGIGILSAGIILAIMIIPFIASVMRDVFEVTPPLLKESAYGLGSTTWEVVWKVVLPYTKTGVVGGIMLGLGRALGETMAVTFVIGNMNQLGNLSLFEAANSITSALANEFAEANVGLHQASLIYLGLVLFFITFVVLAFSKVLLARLKKSEGARS, from the coding sequence ATGAGCAAACCACCAGAAAGAAGAGTGAATGCCCCATGGGCGGACGCCGTGTTCGCCTTGCTGGCGAAATCGGCTGCGGTGATCACGCTGCTGTTGTTGTTCGGCATCATCGCGTCACTGGTGGTGGGCGCCTGGCCCGCCATCAAGGAATACGGCATCAGCTTCTTGTGGCGCAGCGAGTGGGATCCCGTGCAGGATCAGTACGGTGGTCTCGTGATGATCTACGGCACCTTGATGACCTCGTTCATCGCCTTGCTGATCGCGGTGCCCGTCAGTTTCGGCATCGCCTTGTTTCTGACCGAGTTGTCGCCAGGGTGGCTCAAGCGGCCGCTGGGCATCGCCATCGAGTTGCTGGCGGCTGTGCCTTCCATCGTCTACGGCATGTGGGGTCTGCTCGTGTTCGGTCCGTTGTTGGCCGAGTATGTTCAGCAGCCCTTGCAGTCGGCCACCGATGGCATTCCGTACCTGTCTGCCTTGTTCTCCGGCCCTCCGGTGGGCATCGGCATCTTGTCGGCCGGCATCATCCTGGCCATCATGATCATCCCGTTCATCGCATCGGTGATGCGAGACGTTTTCGAGGTGACCCCACCTCTGCTGAAAGAATCCGCTTACGGCCTGGGCTCGACCACCTGGGAGGTGGTCTGGAAGGTCGTGCTGCCTTACACCAAGACCGGTGTGGTGGGCGGCATCATGCTGGGCCTGGGCCGTGCGCTGGGCGAAACCATGGCCGTGACGTTCGTGATCGGCAACATGAACCAGCTGGGTAATTTGTCGCTGTTCGAGGCCGCCAACAGCATCACCTCTGCCTTGGCCAACGAGTTTGCCGAGGCCAATGTGGGCCTGCACCAGGCGTCGTTGATCTACCTGGGCCTGGTGTTGTTCTTCATCACGTTCGTGGTGCTGGCGTTCTCGAAGGTGCTGCTGGCCCGTCTCAAGAAATCCGAAGGAGCGCGTTCATGA
- the pstS gene encoding phosphate ABC transporter substrate-binding protein PstS yields MNFKMIRTAAAAITVAALSGAVMAQSVTGAGASFPAPLYSKWASAYATETGVRINYQSVGSGAGLRQIRGKVVDFGASDMPLKDDELAKDGLMQFPTVIGGVVPVVNIKGIQPGQLRLTGEVLGDIYLGKITRWNDAAIKALNPGLSLPDAAIAPVRRADGSGTTFIFTNYLSKVNAEWQSKVGEGTAVNWPVGAGGKGNEGVSAFVMRLPNSVGYVEYAYAKQNKMSHVQLRNASGNFVQPSDDAFKASAAGAQWDKSFYQILTNQQGKDAWPISGATFILMHLKQDKPAQATESIKFFDWAYNKGDKAADDLAYVPLPANVKDLIRKEWTKVTDSAGKPVWTK; encoded by the coding sequence ATGAACTTCAAGATGATTCGCACTGCCGCCGCCGCCATCACCGTGGCCGCTCTGTCTGGCGCCGTGATGGCCCAGAGCGTGACTGGTGCAGGCGCCAGCTTCCCGGCTCCGCTGTACTCCAAGTGGGCATCGGCCTACGCAACTGAAACGGGTGTGCGCATCAACTATCAGTCCGTGGGTTCGGGTGCCGGTTTGCGCCAGATCCGTGGCAAGGTGGTGGATTTTGGTGCCTCCGACATGCCCCTGAAGGACGACGAGCTGGCCAAAGACGGCCTGATGCAGTTCCCGACCGTGATCGGTGGCGTTGTGCCCGTGGTGAACATCAAAGGCATCCAGCCTGGTCAGCTGCGCCTGACCGGCGAAGTGCTGGGCGACATCTACCTGGGCAAGATCACGCGCTGGAATGACGCTGCCATCAAGGCACTGAACCCCGGCCTGTCGCTGCCCGACGCAGCCATCGCCCCGGTGCGCCGCGCTGATGGTTCTGGCACCACCTTCATCTTCACCAACTACCTCTCGAAGGTGAATGCCGAGTGGCAGTCGAAGGTGGGTGAGGGCACCGCCGTGAACTGGCCTGTGGGCGCCGGCGGCAAGGGCAACGAAGGCGTGTCGGCTTTCGTCATGCGCCTGCCCAACTCCGTGGGTTACGTTGAGTACGCCTACGCCAAGCAAAACAAGATGTCGCACGTTCAACTGCGCAACGCCAGCGGCAACTTCGTGCAGCCCAGCGATGACGCCTTCAAGGCGTCGGCCGCTGGTGCTCAGTGGGACAAATCGTTCTACCAGATCCTGACCAACCAGCAAGGCAAGGATGCATGGCCCATCAGTGGCGCCACGTTCATCCTGATGCACCTGAAGCAGGACAAGCCCGCTCAAGCCACCGAATCGATCAAGTTCTTTGACTGGGCCTACAACAAGGGTGACAAGGCCGCTGACGATCTGGCCTATGTGCCCCTGCCTGCCAACGTGAAGGACCTGATCCGCAAGGAATGGACCAAGGTCACCGACAGCGCAGGCAAGCCGGTCTGGACCAAGTGA
- a CDS encoding fasciclin domain-containing protein: MTFHRVSQHTLMAAALAASIVFAGCATHRAPAQPANLAAAAMQESELSTFNQLVQQAGMQDALQGSAPMTVFAPTNEAFKALPSATLEALSKNPDELRKVLKHHVVPGVHTQASIQGAVMMSTVADTKLPISKAGDYLTVESGLVIKGDIQTSNGVLHIIDAVALPPKPKK, from the coding sequence ATGACCTTTCACCGAGTTTCACAACACACCCTGATGGCTGCCGCGCTGGCAGCCTCCATCGTGTTCGCTGGCTGTGCCACCCACCGTGCCCCTGCGCAACCCGCCAACCTGGCGGCCGCAGCCATGCAGGAGTCGGAGCTCAGCACCTTCAATCAACTGGTTCAGCAAGCCGGAATGCAAGACGCGCTTCAGGGTAGCGCACCCATGACCGTGTTTGCGCCGACCAATGAGGCCTTCAAGGCCCTGCCCTCGGCCACCTTGGAGGCCTTGTCCAAGAACCCGGATGAGTTGCGCAAGGTGTTGAAGCACCACGTTGTGCCTGGTGTGCACACCCAAGCCAGCATCCAGGGCGCGGTCATGATGTCGACCGTGGCGGACACGAAGTTGCCGATCTCCAAGGCCGGTGATTACCTGACGGTGGAGTCCGGTCTGGTGATCAAGGGCGACATCCAGACCAGCAACGGCGTGCTGCACATCATCGATGCGGTGGCCCTGCCCCCCAAGCCCAAGAAGTAA
- the glmM gene encoding phosphoglucosamine mutase, producing MSRQYFGTDGIRGTVGQAPITPDFVLRLGHAVGQVLRKTTSRPTVLIGKDTRISGYMLESALEAGFASAGVDVVLTGPLPTPGVAYLTRALRLDLGVVISASHNPFADNGIKFFSAEGEKLPDSWELAVEQALEAAPAWVDSANLGKARRLEDARGRYIEFCKSTFSPQLSLKGLKLVVDAAHGAAYQVAPHVFHELGAEVVSIGCAPDGYNINEGVGATHPETLQAAVRAHGADYGIALDGDADRLQLVDASGRLFNGDELLFVMTADRLAQGHAVPGVVGTLMTNMAVEMALKRMQVEMVRAKVGDRYVLEELQRRGWSLGGEGSGHLLALDRHTTGDGLVSALQVLQFIVGQQRTLADALSGVDLFPQKLINVRLPVGFDWASHAPLAQAREAIGAQLGDRGRILIRASGTEPVLRVMVEAADADLANSAAQALADSLPRA from the coding sequence ATGAGCAGACAGTACTTCGGCACCGACGGCATTCGTGGCACGGTTGGTCAGGCCCCGATCACCCCCGATTTTGTCCTCAGGCTGGGGCACGCCGTTGGTCAGGTGCTGCGCAAAACCACCAGCCGCCCGACGGTGCTCATTGGCAAGGACACCCGAATCTCTGGCTACATGCTGGAGTCCGCGCTGGAGGCCGGATTTGCCTCCGCCGGCGTCGATGTGGTGTTGACCGGCCCTCTGCCCACGCCTGGCGTGGCCTACTTGACCCGCGCATTGCGGCTGGACCTGGGCGTGGTGATCAGTGCGTCCCACAATCCCTTTGCCGACAACGGCATCAAGTTCTTCTCGGCTGAAGGCGAAAAACTGCCCGACAGCTGGGAACTGGCGGTCGAGCAAGCCCTGGAGGCCGCGCCGGCCTGGGTAGATTCTGCCAACCTGGGCAAAGCGCGCCGTCTGGAAGACGCCCGTGGGCGCTACATCGAGTTTTGCAAAAGCACGTTTTCGCCACAACTGTCGCTCAAGGGCCTCAAACTGGTCGTGGACGCCGCGCATGGCGCCGCCTACCAGGTCGCCCCCCATGTGTTTCACGAGCTGGGCGCGGAGGTGGTGTCCATCGGGTGTGCGCCAGACGGCTACAACATCAATGAAGGGGTCGGGGCCACCCACCCTGAAACCTTGCAAGCCGCCGTTCGCGCCCATGGCGCCGATTACGGCATTGCGCTGGATGGCGATGCAGATCGATTGCAGTTGGTGGACGCCTCGGGGCGCCTTTTCAATGGCGACGAGCTGCTCTTCGTGATGACGGCGGATCGGTTGGCGCAGGGGCACGCAGTGCCCGGTGTGGTGGGCACCCTGATGACCAACATGGCCGTGGAGATGGCCCTCAAGCGCATGCAGGTGGAGATGGTGCGCGCCAAGGTGGGGGATCGGTATGTGCTGGAAGAACTGCAGCGCAGAGGCTGGAGTCTGGGCGGCGAAGGCTCTGGGCATTTGTTGGCCCTGGACCGCCACACCACCGGCGATGGCCTGGTGAGCGCACTTCAGGTGCTTCAGTTCATCGTGGGGCAGCAGCGTACGCTGGCCGACGCCTTGTCGGGGGTCGATCTGTTTCCCCAGAAGTTGATCAACGTGCGCTTGCCCGTGGGCTTCGACTGGGCCTCGCATGCGCCATTGGCGCAAGCCCGTGAGGCGATTGGCGCGCAGTTGGGGGATCGAGGCCGAATCCTCATCAGAGCCTCGGGCACCGAGCCTGTGCTTCGGGTGATGGTGGAGGCTGCAGATGCCGATTTGGCAAATTCTGCAGCCCAGGCCCTGGCGGACAGCCTGCCCAGGGCTTGA
- the folP gene encoding dihydropteroate synthase: MSHQPVWQTRRFRLDLSVARVMGIVNVTPDSFSDGGQFAHAAQALRHCEQLIADGADILDIGGESSRPGAPTLTVDEEWARLAPVLSVATTLGVPISVDTCKPEVMRRALDLGVDIVNDIRGLTSDGAVQAVAAVPDCGVCVMHMRGDPATMQAQTSYTDVVTEVCEFLQGQRQALNAAGVADARIVLDPGIGFGKTPAQNIALQRGQAELMALGLPVLVGWSRKSTLGVITGRAVEDRLAASLAAALSGVASGARVVRVHDVRATVDALKVWQALHQV; encoded by the coding sequence ATGAGCCACCAGCCTGTCTGGCAAACCCGCCGCTTTCGTCTTGACCTCAGCGTTGCCCGCGTCATGGGCATCGTCAATGTCACCCCGGATTCGTTTTCGGACGGTGGGCAGTTCGCGCACGCTGCGCAGGCCTTGCGGCATTGCGAGCAACTGATCGCCGACGGTGCCGACATTCTGGACATTGGCGGCGAATCGAGCCGCCCCGGCGCGCCCACCTTGACGGTTGACGAGGAGTGGGCGCGGCTGGCCCCGGTGCTTTCTGTGGCCACCACACTGGGCGTGCCCATTTCGGTCGACACCTGCAAGCCCGAGGTCATGCGACGGGCGCTGGACCTGGGCGTGGACATCGTCAATGACATCCGTGGATTGACGTCAGATGGCGCTGTACAGGCCGTTGCAGCGGTACCGGACTGTGGTGTGTGTGTGATGCACATGCGTGGTGATCCCGCCACAATGCAGGCGCAAACCAGTTACACCGATGTGGTGACCGAGGTGTGTGAATTCCTGCAAGGGCAACGTCAGGCGCTGAACGCGGCAGGGGTTGCCGATGCCCGCATCGTGCTGGATCCCGGGATCGGTTTTGGCAAAACACCCGCCCAGAACATCGCCCTGCAACGAGGGCAGGCCGAACTGATGGCGCTGGGTCTGCCGGTGCTGGTGGGCTGGTCCAGGAAGTCCACCCTGGGCGTGATCACCGGTCGCGCCGTCGAAGACCGTCTGGCCGCCAGCCTGGCGGCGGCCTTGAGCGGCGTTGCCTCAGGCGCCAGGGTGGTGCGTGTGCACGACGTGAGGGCCACGGTCGATGCGCTCAAGGTTTGGCAGGCTTTGCATCAAGTTTGA
- the ftsH gene encoding ATP-dependent zinc metalloprotease FtsH encodes MNNQWFSKVAVWLVVALVLFTVFKQFDRAGVGTGQMAYSDFLEEVRAKRIKSVTLQEGPSGTEIVAVTTDDRRVRSTATYLDRGLVGDLINNNVKFDVKPREEPSLLMSLLISWGPMLLLIGVWIYFMRQMQGGGKGGAFSFGKSRARMLDENNNSITFADVAGCDEAKEEVKELVDFLRDPQKFQKLGGRIPRGVLMVGPPGTGKTLLAKSIAGEAKVPFFTISGSDFVEMFVGVGAARVRDMFEQAKKNAPCIIFVDEIDAVGRHRGAGLGGGNDEREQTLNQMLVEMDGFETNLGVIVIAATNRPDILDPALLRPGRFDRQVYVTLPDVRGREQILNVHIRKVPVGQDVRADILARGTPGFSGADLANLVNEAALFAARRNGRVVEMNDFEKAKDKIMMGPERKSMIMPEEERKNTAYHEAGHALVARLLPKTDPVHKVTIIPRGRALGVTMQLPEGDRYSMDKSRMLDTISVLFGGRIAEEVFMNQMTTGASNDFERATAIARDMVTRYGMTDELGPMVYADNEGEVFLGRSITKTTNMSEETMQKVDKEIRKIIDEQYAVARKLIEDHQDKMHAMAKALLEWETIDAEQIEDIMEGREPRPPKDWTPPSNRPSSGPKPPMSTDGAPAAV; translated from the coding sequence GTGAACAATCAATGGTTCTCGAAAGTGGCAGTTTGGCTGGTGGTGGCCCTGGTGCTGTTCACTGTGTTCAAGCAATTTGACCGTGCCGGTGTGGGCACCGGGCAGATGGCCTACTCTGACTTCCTGGAAGAGGTGCGCGCCAAGCGCATCAAGAGCGTCACGCTGCAGGAAGGCCCCAGTGGCACCGAAATCGTGGCGGTCACCACCGACGATCGCCGTGTGCGCAGCACAGCTACCTACCTGGACCGTGGTCTGGTGGGCGACCTGATCAACAACAACGTCAAGTTCGACGTCAAGCCCCGCGAAGAGCCCTCGCTGCTGATGAGCCTGCTCATCTCCTGGGGCCCCATGCTGTTGCTGATCGGGGTGTGGATCTACTTCATGCGTCAGATGCAAGGTGGTGGCAAAGGCGGCGCCTTCAGCTTCGGCAAGAGCCGCGCTCGCATGCTGGACGAAAACAACAACTCCATCACCTTTGCCGATGTGGCTGGTTGTGACGAGGCCAAGGAAGAGGTCAAGGAGTTGGTGGATTTCCTGCGCGATCCCCAGAAGTTTCAGAAACTGGGCGGGCGCATCCCACGCGGCGTGTTGATGGTCGGCCCTCCGGGCACGGGTAAAACACTGCTGGCCAAGTCCATCGCTGGCGAGGCCAAGGTGCCGTTCTTCACCATCTCGGGCTCCGACTTTGTCGAAATGTTCGTTGGCGTGGGCGCAGCCCGCGTGCGCGACATGTTCGAACAGGCCAAGAAAAACGCCCCTTGCATCATCTTCGTCGACGAAATCGACGCTGTGGGTCGTCACCGTGGTGCTGGCTTGGGTGGCGGCAATGACGAGCGTGAGCAGACCCTCAACCAGATGCTGGTGGAGATGGACGGCTTCGAGACCAACCTGGGTGTGATCGTGATTGCCGCGACCAACCGCCCTGACATCCTGGATCCGGCCCTGCTGCGCCCCGGTCGTTTCGACCGCCAGGTATATGTCACCTTGCCGGACGTGCGTGGTCGTGAACAGATCCTCAACGTGCACATCCGCAAGGTGCCGGTGGGTCAAGACGTGCGCGCCGACATCCTGGCGCGGGGCACCCCTGGCTTCTCGGGGGCTGATCTGGCCAACCTGGTCAACGAAGCAGCGCTCTTTGCCGCCCGTCGCAACGGCCGCGTGGTCGAGATGAACGACTTCGAAAAGGCCAAGGACAAGATCATGATGGGCCCCGAGCGCAAGTCCATGATCATGCCCGAGGAAGAGCGCAAGAACACCGCTTACCACGAAGCAGGCCACGCCCTGGTCGCACGGCTGTTGCCCAAAACCGATCCGGTGCACAAGGTCACGATCATCCCTCGCGGGCGCGCGCTGGGTGTGACCATGCAACTGCCTGAGGGTGATCGCTACAGCATGGACAAGAGCCGCATGCTGGACACCATCTCGGTGCTGTTCGGTGGTCGCATTGCCGAAGAGGTCTTCATGAACCAGATGACCACTGGTGCATCCAACGACTTCGAACGCGCCACCGCCATCGCCCGCGACATGGTCACCCGTTACGGCATGACCGATGAGCTGGGCCCCATGGTGTATGCCGACAATGAGGGCGAGGTGTTCCTGGGCCGCTCGATCACCAAGACCACCAACATGTCTGAAGAGACCATGCAAAAGGTGGACAAGGAGATCCGCAAGATCATCGATGAGCAATATGCCGTGGCGCGCAAGCTGATCGAAGATCATCAGGACAAGATGCACGCCATGGCCAAGGCCCTGCTGGAATGGGAAACCATCGATGCCGAGCAGATTGAAGACATCATGGAAGGCCGCGAGCCCCGTCCCCCCAAGGACTGGACGCCGCCCAGCAATCGGCCCAGCAGCGGTCCCAAGCCACCGATGAGCACGGATGGTGCACCGGCGGCCGTCTGA
- a CDS encoding RlmE family RNA methyltransferase codes for MKVQTKSKKVNKAWLNDHVTDPYVRMAQKEGYRSRAAYKLKEIDEALKLIHPGQLVVDLGAAPGAWSQYIRRKFAPKDAGAGGAAVGALNGTIIALDLLEFEPVEGVQFIQGDFTEQTVLDQLEAAVGDRPVDVVVSDMAPNLSGISDTDGARVAYLIELAVDFAVHHLKKDGALVCKVFHGGGYEESVARFREHFRVAKAIKPKASRDRSAETFLVGIGLKNATKT; via the coding sequence ATGAAAGTACAGACGAAAAGCAAAAAGGTGAACAAGGCCTGGTTGAATGACCACGTCACCGATCCTTACGTGCGCATGGCGCAAAAAGAAGGCTACCGATCCCGCGCCGCCTACAAGCTCAAAGAGATCGATGAAGCGCTCAAGCTCATCCACCCCGGGCAGTTGGTGGTCGATCTGGGGGCGGCACCCGGCGCCTGGAGTCAGTACATTCGGCGCAAGTTCGCGCCCAAGGACGCCGGCGCCGGTGGCGCTGCGGTGGGTGCGCTCAATGGCACCATCATTGCGCTGGACTTGCTGGAGTTCGAACCCGTGGAGGGGGTGCAGTTCATCCAGGGCGATTTCACCGAGCAAACTGTGCTGGATCAGCTCGAAGCAGCGGTGGGGGATCGGCCCGTGGACGTGGTAGTGTCTGACATGGCGCCCAATCTGTCCGGTATTTCAGACACTGACGGCGCACGGGTGGCGTACCTCATCGAGCTGGCCGTCGACTTTGCGGTTCACCACCTGAAAAAAGACGGGGCCTTGGTGTGCAAGGTTTTTCACGGTGGGGGGTACGAAGAGTCTGTGGCGCGCTTTCGGGAGCACTTCCGGGTGGCCAAGGCGATCAAGCCCAAGGCCTCTCGCGACCGGTCGGCCGAGACTTTTCTGGTGGGCATTGGGCTCAAAAATGCGACAAAAACCTGA